The following DNA comes from Paenibacillus crassostreae.
GCTTGGAGAATCTAAATTATCTATTTCTGAGTTTTTAGGGTTAGCCATAGGTGATGTCATTAGTTTGAATAAGCCGGTTAACACAGGATTATCCATAAAGGTTGGAGATAAATTGAAGTACATTGGTAGTCCGGGTACCGTTAGAGATCATGCAGCAGTACAAATTGATGAAATTGTTAGTGAAGGAGTTGAAGAATATGACGAGTAAAGATTATTTATCTCAAGAAGAAATAGATGCGTTACTAAGACAATCGGAATCAGATGATGCAGGTGAAAATAGTGGAGTGACGGTTGATGATTTTTTAACGCCACTTGAACAGGATGCTTTGGGCGAGATTGGAAATATTACTTTTGGTAGTGCAGCAACAGCTCTTTCAACATTACTAGGGAAAAAGGTTGATATAACAACACCAGGAGTATCTATTATTACCCGTTCTCAATTTGAAGAAGCATTCCCTAAACCTCATGTTGCTGTACACGTTACGTATGTGGATGGGTTTGAGGGTATTAATTCACTTGTTATTAAAACTAGGGATGCACAAGTCATTGCCGATCTGATGCTTGGTGGTGAGGGTGACCCGAAAGATGAAGAGTTAAATGAAATTCATGTTAGTGCTGTTCAGGAAGCTATGAATCAGATGATGGGTTCATCTGCAACATCGATGTCCACATTATTTAATAGATTTGTAAATATTTCTCCTCCTGGAATAGATATATTAGATATGTCAAGTGGCGAAGGAGTGAATAGTTTACCAGAAGAAGAAACGTTGATCAGAATATCATTTCGATTAACCATTGGTGATTTAATTGATTCTACGATTATGCAACTCCTTCCAGTCCAATTTGCTAAGGATATGGTTAGAATCCTTGTTAATGGAGAAGATGAGCCTGCCCTTGTTGAAAAAGAAGTCGTAACAGCCCCTGTACAAGCCGTTGTTGATCAATCCGGTGTTGGTCATGTGAATACAGGTGTACATAATCAAACGTCTACAGAAGCACCTCCTAATGGTTTTGGGCAACAACAGAATATGCCGTATCCTGGTCCTCCATATCAAGGAATGCCTGGTAATGATCCGAATCAACAAATGCAATACGCAACGCCTCCGCAGCATTATGGAGCGCCTAATCGTAATGTAAATGTTCAATCAGTTCAATTTGCTAATCTACAAACTGCTCCTTATCAACAGGTAGATCATAACAATTTAGAATTATTGATGGACATACCACTCAAAGTCACCGTAGAATTAGGAAGGACCCATAAACAGATAAAGGATATACTTGAATTGTCTCAAGGTTCGATCATCGAACTTGATAAGCTTGCAGGTGAACCAGTTGATATTCTAGTGAATAACAAAATGGTAGCCAAAGGTGAAGTTGTTGTTATCGATGAAAACTTTGGTGTACGTGTGATAGATATTGTTAGTCAATGGGACCGTCTACAGAAATTACAATAAGATAAGTTTAGGGAGGATTTATAACAAATGGCAAATCGAATTCTTATCGTGGATGATGCAGCTTTTATGAGAATGATGATCCGTGATATCTTGACAAAAAATGGTTTTGAAGTAGTTGGTGAGGCTCAAGATGGTGCGCAAGCAATAGAGAAGTTCAAGGAATTACGTCCTGATTTAATCACAATGGATATTACAATGCCTGAAATGGATGGTATTGCGGCTCTAAAGGAAATTAAAAAGATTGATCCTAGTGCAAAAGTTATCATGTGTTCAGCTATGGGTCAGCAAGCTATGGTTATTGACGCCATTCAAGCAGGAGCGAAAGACTTTATTGTGAAACCTTTCCAAACAGATCGTGTTGTTGAAGCAATTAATAAAACATTGGGCATATAGGTTGATATATGGGTAGTACCATGCTAGCTGTAGAACCTCCTAATGACAGTGTTAACTATGGATTAAATCTTATGTATGTGATCATTGTTCTGGCTGTAATCGTTGTACTTATTATCGGATTGATCCGATTCTTGGGTACTAAGAATAAGTCATGGTTCAGTAATCCAATGATCCGGATTCTTGGTGGAGTAGGTCTTGGACCAAACAAAACCCTCCAAGTAATCGAAATCGGTAATGTTGTATATTTGGTTGGGGTTGGTGAGGATATAAGTCTTATCGATAAAATCTCGGACCGTGATGAAGTTGCTACGATATTAGCAGCACTTCAGGATGACGCCGTTGGGAACCGTAACTTATTATCACCTTTCATAAATAAATTAGTTCGAAAAATTCGGAGAGTTGAAACACCCCTAGAAGTTGAAGTTGAGAGTGATATTTCCTTTCATGAGGTGTTTGACTCTAAGATTCGCCGGATGTCTAATCGAAAAGACAAGATGGAAGAACTGCTCCGAGAGGACAATAATACAGATCGGTTGAGGGATCTATGAAAAAAAAGGTCATATTTCTTTGCTTATTATTGGGGATAGTCAGTATGTTATCTGTTTCTGCAGCTTTTGCTGATCCTATCCCTAATATTGATATTCAGATTAGGAATTCTGATGGAGAGCAGCCATCT
Coding sequences within:
- the fliY gene encoding flagellar motor switch phosphatase FliY; translation: MTSKDYLSQEEIDALLRQSESDDAGENSGVTVDDFLTPLEQDALGEIGNITFGSAATALSTLLGKKVDITTPGVSIITRSQFEEAFPKPHVAVHVTYVDGFEGINSLVIKTRDAQVIADLMLGGEGDPKDEELNEIHVSAVQEAMNQMMGSSATSMSTLFNRFVNISPPGIDILDMSSGEGVNSLPEEETLIRISFRLTIGDLIDSTIMQLLPVQFAKDMVRILVNGEDEPALVEKEVVTAPVQAVVDQSGVGHVNTGVHNQTSTEAPPNGFGQQQNMPYPGPPYQGMPGNDPNQQMQYATPPQHYGAPNRNVNVQSVQFANLQTAPYQQVDHNNLELLMDIPLKVTVELGRTHKQIKDILELSQGSIIELDKLAGEPVDILVNNKMVAKGEVVVIDENFGVRVIDIVSQWDRLQKLQ
- a CDS encoding response regulator, with translation MANRILIVDDAAFMRMMIRDILTKNGFEVVGEAQDGAQAIEKFKELRPDLITMDITMPEMDGIAALKEIKKIDPSAKVIMCSAMGQQAMVIDAIQAGAKDFIVKPFQTDRVVEAINKTLGI
- a CDS encoding flagellar biosynthetic protein FliO is translated as MGSTMLAVEPPNDSVNYGLNLMYVIIVLAVIVVLIIGLIRFLGTKNKSWFSNPMIRILGGVGLGPNKTLQVIEIGNVVYLVGVGEDISLIDKISDRDEVATILAALQDDAVGNRNLLSPFINKLVRKIRRVETPLEVEVESDISFHEVFDSKIRRMSNRKDKMEELLREDNNTDRLRDL